The genomic segment ccaaccatcCACCCAtcacctcctcgacaagtGCATATGCGTAAGATGATGGCATCCTTCTCTCTGTCTACCCACCTCGCCCCGGTGGGAATCCTTTCTTGTGGGAACAGTCCCCCCCATTCATTCACACGAAAAGGGCGACAAACCGGGTCCGCCGCATCAACTGGTGGATAAACAAGCTCCAACCGGCGACCCATTGATCGGATCGATCGGCAGGATTCAAGCCTGAGCCAAGACGTAGCCAAGATGTCCGCTGGAGATTGGCAGACTGCCCGAAGCGGCAGTTTTGCTCTGGGCCACGCGTCTTTGGGGCATGCACTCTCTATTCTTTCCGAGCGGTCTCGAAGTCTTGGGGGCtctgggtgtgtgtgtgtgtgtgtgtgaatgTCTCGGTATTCCTCTCGAGAGTGAGGTGGTCTCCCGACTGTCTGGTCGCTTACACGAGTCCGAGGATTCTGCCTCCCACCAACCCTGCCATCCCAACGACCCCGGCATGATCCCATCGTCACACAAaccaaacacacacacactaaCACGTCGTCCGTCCATCATCCAATATTCTGCCCTCcactccttctcctccaccacctccgTCACTAACCCGACGTGGACTCGCAGAATCCCCAAAGCTTGAATGATTTAAATGCAGAGTGGGGTTCGCGTCTCCTCCTTCTGGAATCGGGGAGAGCCTCCGGCGCCCTGCAACTGTCTGATTAAAGGCCGTCTCCCAGAACCATGGGCTCCTCACGAGGaccgggggaggaggggggggttggatGACCGCGATGCCGAATACCCGGCGTGGGAACCGCATCCCTTCCCTCACTTTCGAATTGCGGTCCTGTCATCAACCAGAACGAAAACCCATGGGAAAAAAGGGGGCATTCTCGATCTTGGAGAGGTTGGTTAGGATGAACAGGAGATAACACCATCTCATATAAGTATCGTCTTTTCTGCCCACCttctcccttctccttctcagCTTCACAATACCCATTGTGTCTTTGCATTCCTTTCACACactcctttttttcttttcccaaCCATACACACTCATTTCTTGCTCACTTGAACCAACTccagtctctctctttttcaGGAAAAAAGCCCTTTTTCCGTACATACTTGACGTAGTGTTGATCACACAAAAACTATCAAAAAACAAAAGACAACAATGAAGTTCctccccatcatcgccggcctcagcgccctcgcggccgccgctcccgccgagctcgacacCCGCGCCTCCTGCACCTTCACCGAcgccaagacggccatgTCCAAGAAGACGTCCTGCACCGACATCGTCCTCAACGGCATCAGCGTGCCCGCCGGCCAGACCCTCGACCTCACCGGCCTCAAGGACGGCACCCGCGTCACCTTCAAGGGCACCACCACCTTCGGCTACAAGGAGTGGGAGGGCcccctcatcgccatcggcggcaagaaggtcgccgtcgtcggcgcctcGGGCAACTCCATCAACTGCCAGGGCGAGCGCTGGTGGGACGGCAAGGgaggcaacggcggcaagaagaagccTAAGTTCTTCAAGGTCAAGATCAACGACGGCTCCATCACCGGCTTGAACGTCAAGAACACCCCGGCCCACGGCTTCAGCATCAACAGCGTCTCCAACCTCAAGGTGTAAGTCTCTCCTACTCCTACTCCTCCTACTTCTCCTTCCCCCGAGTTCCGCAATGCCCCCTCACTTGCTTGTCACAAAACTTTTCCTTACTCACACCCCCTCAACAGCCAAAACATCCTCTTTGacaacaaggacggcgacTCCAAGGGCGGCCACAACACCGACGCCTTCGACGTCGGTCAGtccaccaacatcaacatctcCGGCGCCAAGGTCTACAATCAGGACGACTGCCTCGCCATCAACTCGGGCACCAACATCGTCTTCGAGAAGGGTTACTGCCACGGCTCCCACGGCCTCTCcatcggctccgtcggcggccgctcCTCCAACACGGTCAAGAACGTCGTCATCCGCGACTCCAccatcgagaaggccgacAACGGCATCCGCATCAAGACCATCGCCCACAAGACGGGCTCCGTCTCGGGCATCACCTTTGACAACATCACCCTCAAGGACATCAACAAGAagggcatcgtcatccaGCAGGACTACGAGAACGGCAGCCCCACCGGCACCCCCACCGCCGGCATCCCCAtcaccgacgtcgtcgtccgcaaCGTCAAGGGCACCGTCGCGGCCAAGGGCACCGATATCTACATCCTCTGCGCCAAGGGCGCCTGCTCCAACTGGAAGTGGTCCGGCGTCTccgtcaccggcggcaagACCTCCAAGGAATGC from the Colletotrichum destructivum chromosome 10, complete sequence genome contains:
- a CDS encoding Putative glycoside hydrolase, family 28, pectin lyase/virulence factor; its protein translation is MKFLPIIAGLSALAAAAPAELDTRASCTFTDAKTAMSKKTSCTDIVLNGISVPAGQTLDLTGLKDGTRVTFKGTTTFGYKEWEGPLIAIGGKKVAVVGASGNSINCQGERWWDGKGGNGGKKKPKFFKVKINDGSITGLNVKNTPAHGFSINSVSNLKVQNILFDNKDGDSKGGHNTDAFDVGQSTNINISGAKVYNQDDCLAINSGTNIVFEKGYCHGSHGLSIGSVGGRSSNTVKNVVIRDSTIEKADNGIRIKTIAHKTGSVSGITFDNITLKDINKKGIVIQQDYENGSPTGTPTAGIPITDVVVRNVKGTVAAKGTDIYILCAKGACSNWKWSGVSVTGGKTSKECSGIPSGSGAKC